From the genome of Perca flavescens isolate YP-PL-M2 chromosome 12, PFLA_1.0, whole genome shotgun sequence, one region includes:
- the clul1 gene encoding clusterin-like protein 1, with protein sequence MKLLLGLVVLVVTLGVLYSAPEDQPRGVSEDTLKQLSLNGEKLVDEEVRRALYGVKQMREVMWRNEQKHGHLMKSLRHSSDKKKGADQLAKEVTEKLEEAEEQCKDSLQSEWEECSPCLKDACKSFYTSTCRRGFGAFHAKVENFFRRVSKRFGPREPRMDAGDILVNQGPDQTATEIDRIEDSFNRLTSKVGMLVNRSVALVSRMSSRLDKVLQRAFLNNSDILTEETTADPYNPSRDSGFLQGVGLEDVLDSFFDFGKSVVEEFGAVVTQVFDDIHEAVEEEKKKGRDIFPRFLQNRKLCRDLRKQTSECWQLQNQCEACQGALLTSPECPSVRELHVELDEVSQLLDVSKEQFDEILSIVQQHTDETVNWLSNMASEFSWVAPAVSNSSSLENIFRITMVAPKSQDEQNDSVTETKVEVHILNSPPLLLSVPGAMQLQDPAFIQYVAQEALNKYKEMVRYEDE encoded by the exons GAGGAGGTGCGGAGAGCTCTGTATGGGGTGAAGCAGATGAGGGAGGTGATGTGGAGGAACGAGCAGAAGCACGGACACCTCATGAAGTCGCTCCGACACAGCAGTGACAAAAAGAAG GGGGCAGACCAACTGGCTAAGGAGGTGACCGAGAAgctggaggaggcagaggagcaGTGTAAAGACTCCCTGCAGTCGGAGTGGGAGGAGTGCAGCCCCTGTCTGAAGGATGCATGCAAATCCTTCTACACCTCCACCTGCCGCAGGGGATTTGGCGCTTTCCATGCCAAG GTGGAGAACTTCTTCCGCAGAGTGTCCAAGCGCTTTGGCCCCCGTGAGCCTCGCATGGATGCAGGGGACATCCTGGTGAATCAGGGCCCTGACCAAACCGCCACTGAGATTGACCGCATCGAGGATTCCTTCAACCGCCTGACCAGCAAGGTGGGCATGCTGGTGAACCGCAGCGTCGCCCTGGTCTCCAGGATGAGCAGCAGACTGGACAAAGTCCTCCAGAGGGCCTTTCTGAACAACAGCGACATCCTGACGGAGGAGACCACCGCTGATCCCTACAACCCCAGCCGGGACTCAGGCTTCCTGCAGGGGGTGGGACTGGAGGATGTGCTGGACTCCTTCTTCGACTTTGGCAAGAGTGTGGTGGAGGAGTTTGGAGCTGTGGTGACCCAGGTGTTTGATGACATCCACGAGGcagtagaggaagagaagaagaaag GGAGGGACATTTTCCCACGTTTCCTGCAAAACAGGAAGTTGTGCCGAGACCTTCGCAAACAGACCTCAGAGTGCTGGCAGCTGCAGAACCAGTGTGAGGCCTGCCAGGGGGCCTTGCTCAC gtctccaGAGTGCCCCAGTGTCCGGGAGCTGCATGTCGAGCTGGATGAGGTTTCCCAGCTGCTGGATGTGTCCAAAGAGCAGTTTGACGAGATCCTGTCTATTGTCCAGCAGCACACTGATGAAACGGTCAACTGGCTTAGCAACATGGCGTCCGAGTTCAGCTGGGTGGCTCCGGCTGTGAGCAACAGCAGCTCTCTTGAAAACATCTTCCGAATCACCATG GTGGCGCCAAAGAGCCAGGACGAACAGAATGACTCCGTGACTGAGACCAAGGTGGAGGTACACATCCTGAACTCTCCCCCACTTCTCCTCTCTGTTCCTGGGGCGATGCAGCTGCAGGACCCAGCCTTCATCCAGTACGTGGCCCAGGAGGCTCTGAACAAGTACAAGGAGATGGTCAG GTATGAGGATGAGTAG